GGCATTGCCCTACCCTATCGTTTGGCTTTGTGGtggttgtttgagatagggtctcccagTTTATTTAGTTgaacttgaactcatgattctcctacctctgtaTCCTAgatgttgagattacaggtgtgtaccaccacaaccACTTCCCACCGAGAAATTTTAGatccctttttaaattttaaatataagcaCAAAATCGCacaaaatatgaacaaataatCTGACAAGATTTTATGAAATACACTGAGATCAGCTCATGGCGCTTACCCCTGCATCCCTGCTGAGACCTCCCCAGGTGCCTCCAGTCTCTCCACATAAAGCCAGCTCCTATTCCATTCTGGCACTGGAGATTTTTCTTAGCTGTTTGTATTCTGCATGTGTGTCACAAGCACATTGGCTCTTCCTTCCTGTACTCCTTTTCTCACAGCTGTATGTTTAAGCTCTGCCACATTGTTGCGTGAAGCTGGTACTTTGTATCCTCTCGTTGCTGGGTGGTACCACAGCCTATAAAAGCCTTATTCCAGAGCTGCCACTGGTTCTCAGCCTGCTGGGGACCCTTGAAAACAGTTCTTCCTGTGTTAGGAGCcacaaccataaagttattctgctgctacttcatgactgtaatttttctactgttgtaAATGTTTGGCATGCAGGATCTCTGATATGCAACCACCATAAAAGGGCCCTTTGATCCCCAAGGGgatcgacccacaggttgagaagtgcTAACTTAGGCACTTCCTTACTTTGTAGCTATCATTCACAGAATTGCCCTTTCTCTTTCAGGTTCACATGGGGATTATACAGCTGTTTGGGAGATAAAAGGGGAAGGAGTGGCTGGGTGAGCTGCTCACTCACTTTTTGTAGACACCctgaacagaattttttttttttttctttttctttttttcggagctggggaccgaacccagggccttgcgtttgctaggcaagcgctctaccactaagctaaatccccaacccctgaacagAATTTTAACATGTACTAACATATTTGCAGTCACACATAGCTTTGAGGTCCATAAGTCACAGAGGACTCAGAACTAATACATGTCTTGTTTCTCAGCTGCCCTGAAAATTATTGgtcttttctaaaattttatttgtttactttacatATATGAATGCTCTGTTttcctgcatgccagaagagggaatcagattccattccagagctgtgagccaccatgtggttactgagatttgaactccggttggggatttagctcagtggtagagcgcttgcctagcaagcgcaaggccctgggttcggtccccagctccgaaaaaaaaaaaaaaaaagagatttgaactcaggacctctggaagaacagacagttcTCTTAaacactcagccatctctcttagctcactcgctctctctcgcgctctttctttctttcttcctcctttttttttttttttttttgccaggttTAAAATTTAATGCTTGTTCAGGCCTGGGTCCCTCATTCCTGCCGCTGTCGGGTCCACTGCTCTGGGGTCAGAGTTTTCTGCTCAAAGGCATGGATGTGCGGGAGCTCTTCGGCTAAGCACTCGTTCACCAGCCGGTGTCTCTGGAGCAGTGGCTTTCCCTCGAACTTTCCCTCGACACCACCAGGACTCGGGAAGCTGGTCGCGCAACGGTTCAGAGTCGCGTCCTCCACCTCCACATGCTCTGCCTCCAGGTCCCGCCGCAGCTCCTCGCGGAGGTAGTTGGCACTGAGTTCCATGACCACAGCCCGGCGGGGCCACAGCCCAGCGTGCACAGAACCTCGCCTCtgatccctcttcctcctttctttgagacagaatttcttgtgcaaccttgactgtcctagatctcactctgtagatcagactggcctggaatttatgaagatctgcctgcctctgcctctcgagtgctgggattacaagcatgcaccatcactgcctggcgCTATTTCTTCTTAAGGTAAAGGATTTAAGACTGATGTGAGGCCAGGCAaaatggtgcacatctgtaatcccagcactttgggaggctgaggcaggaggatcttaagCTCCAAGTTAGCCTGAGGTACATAGGAGAACCTTTCTCAAATGGGAAAAAAACCATCTCTGTGGATAGACGTGTTccacgcttgtaatcccagcctaGGGtggatcagcctgggctacatgagaacttgTTTCATCTTTGCAATTATGGAAAGTCCTAGAATCTAGAGCCACATGTTATAAGGTACAGATAACTGTACCAGAGAACAATTTGCCCACTTGGAATGAATCTATCTATAGGTAAAAATCAGGTGGACAGTCACCCTGGAAGGTCAGTCCTGTGAAGTCTCGTTTCTGTTAGGTATACTGTGTGTGACACCGGCTTACTGCTGGCAGGGGATCACTGGCTGAATGGAATTCTAGACTATTGGTATTTGTCCTGTTGACCAGGGATCCTATTGGCTACCCTCCTGTTCTTTCGTCTCTGACCACCAGGGGGCAGACATCAGGCTTCAGAGCACAAGCGTTCCCAGCCTGTCAGAAGAAAAGATGAGAGTTTTCAAAGTGTGGTCCACAGgatgtgcagttttttttttgtttttgttttttttggttctttttttcggagctggggatcgaacccagggccttgcgcttcctaggcaagcgctctaccacaggaTGTGCAGTTAAAATATGGCCCTGCTTGTTATCTCAAGCCTAGTTAGGCTCTGTGGGGACGGAACCTGGAAATAAACATTGCCAATAGCCACTCCCTACTACCCTGAGGCTAGGACTGTATTCACACTACTTGGGCTCAACACTGTTTTGGGGCATGTTAACTATCCATCCCCAGCTATTTAGGTGAATTTACTGTTCATTATTATCTTCTAGGCTGATACAAACACATATCTAGCTCTTAGAACTTCTGTGAGCAGTAAAGCAGTCAATTTGCATAAAGAATAGTACCCGGAAGCacctagcttctctctctctctctctctctctctctctctctctctctctctctctctctcatctttcttcCCACccgtgtgtctctctccctccctctcttctgcccCCACCACTTTAAAAAGGTAGAGTGGGGTGGGAGAAAGCTGGTTGTGGCAGattatgtctttaatcccagcacttgagagacaaagacaagtagatctctgtgagttcaagaacagcctgatctattgggttccaggacagccagggttacatagagacagcctgtctcaacaaacaaacaaacaaacaaacaaacataacaaaaccccaaataaataatGTCCCTTCTAGTAGGGGAAGTAGAAAtataaagaatgtaaaaaaaatgaagatataacgataattttcattccttttctttgtatttctttgggGGAGGACTTTGAaatggagtctcactatgtagcccaggatggtatTGAACTTGCAGCAGCTCCTCTACTTCCACCACCCACGTGCCTGACTTTAACCCATTTTTAAGAAGACAGCAGGAAAGGCTGGCAATGtgtcttagcagttaagagcagagaaccgaggtttggttcccagatccCATAGCAACCACCggcaactccagccccagagggacccagggcttctgaTCTCCAAAGGCTTCTACACTGGTGCTTAGACCAGTCCAAAGACAtgtagataatttaaaataaaatatcttttagaaatggagggggttggggatttagctcagtggtagagcacttgcctagcaagcgcaaggccctgggttcggtccccagctccgaaaaaaagaaaaaaaagaaaaagaaaaaaaagaaatggagatgatAGGAATGGGGGGAGGTGGCCTTGAGGTCTGAAGAGGGCATTGTGGAGCAGTGGGTAAATGGGGAACCTGATCAGggaatggagaaaagagaaacagggtGACCTGAGAGCTTAGAATAGGCCGGGTGGTCATGGCTCACACTGTTAaccccggcactcaggaggcagaggcaggtagatctctgtaagttcaaggccagcctggtctacagagcaagtctcaaaaacaaaagaactgaaCAACCAAgcaatgccccccccccaaaatacccaaccaaccaaccaaaacatcCTCCAGCAATTAATTAGCTTGCTTTTCCTGATAGACCTTTTCTTTTGTGAGGTGGGaagaagggaggtggatggggttAGTGTCCCGAACTCTGCACGTAGTTTAAAATAACTTAACCTTAGCTAAAATCGTAATCACAGGGCTAAGGAGACAGCTCAGGGATCAGAgcgttggctgctcttccagagaactccgATTGGATTCTCACCACCACACGCTGCCTCacaccatctctaactccagtccagggAAACAGACCGATggccttctgcctcctcaggtCTGAAAGCGGTACACAAACACGCATGCTCAAAAACCGCCCGTATAGCCAGGCATGCTGAGGCACTTtcgtccagcacttgggagggaggcagaggcgggtgggtctctgagtttgacaCCTGCCCGACCtacagtgttggggtttggtatGTTGCCATGTATCATAGTGCTAAATACTGGttcccaagatctggttgcctcaGAAACAAGGAAATCATCACGTACatcaagtgatgctatgtaaccctgcttcttaatttaaaactattgcttgactaaagatgcctacagcctatagctgggccgAAGAGAGGTGGATGGGGCGTTGGTTCCTGGGACTtagggtctgaggcagagaccagaggaggaggaggaagaagagagagaaagacaccatCGGGTAAGTGATCAGAACTGGCCGTGATGTTTGGCCGGTCAGAGTAAGATCggcccaggcagaacatggcaagttaaATCTGGGGGTttttgacagggaagtagaccaGCTTAGAGGACTGATATCTGCTCATTTCTAGTGCTGttaaagcttattataaatataaagggtttatgtcttttttttctggaaactgaatgATCTACAGCAGGGTAGAGACCCCCAATTAATATTTTCCACAAcaacagaacaagttccaggatagacagggctctacagagaaaccctatcttgaaaaaacaaacaaacaatcaaaaataaataaaaaacaaaaacagaatcaaagaaaaaaagaaaagaaaaacacccatatatattttaaaatgttaaatcatAATCATAGTTTGAATAATAACAATGTAATATAAGGGTTGAAGAGAACCAGAAGGCCTGAGGTGCCCTTCCTCTCATATTTACAACACAATAGAAGTCTGGGAGgcaatgggggtggggttgggatggGGGGTGCCTTCTTGTCAGCACACGTTGGGGAGAGACTGATGGGAACTTGGGTTTCTGTCCTGGAGGTTGATTCCTTCCATACTTGCAAAAGGAGAGAGACTtacagactctgaagaaaaacCCGGAGCCTCCACTTCAGAGGAGCCATGAACACGCTAAGTGGGGTGGATCTGAATGCACACTGTCGTTTCACTCTTTGGATCCCTTGACTGCACTGGCTACCTTCTGGCTCCCCCACGCCCTTGCACTACAGCGGGGCTCACACTGAGCTTTTTACCATCAGCCTGAGGCTCCATCATCTCCTCTCTCAGCAAATGGTGTCCCCATTTAAGTCCACTCTGCAGATCATAAACCTGGgtgctacctctgcctcccatttctgtctgtcttcccacaTCTGTCAGTGCCTGTCAGCGTGtcccctgctctctccccatttcGTCCATCCCATTAAGTGAGGTCTGGCTAGACCAGGCTTCTAACCAGACTCATGACTACACTCATCTCCGGTCTCCAGCAGCTCACAGCGTCAGGGGAAGGCAATTTGTAAAACACGAACCTGC
The genomic region above belongs to Rattus rattus isolate New Zealand chromosome 9, Rrattus_CSIRO_v1, whole genome shotgun sequence and contains:
- the LOC116909931 gene encoding bolA-like protein 2, which encodes MELSANYLREELRRDLEAEHVEVEDATLNRCATSFPSPGGVEGKFEGKPLLQRHRLVNECLAEELPHIHAFEQKTLTPEQWTRQRQE